A stretch of the Solanum dulcamara chromosome 6, daSolDulc1.2, whole genome shotgun sequence genome encodes the following:
- the LOC129892467 gene encoding 36.4 kDa proline-rich protein-like yields the protein MEKFNLARVLLLLLQLGTLFIAHACPYCPYPPSTPKHPKLPPKVKPPSKQPPHAKPPSTPKNPPYVKPPSTPKHPPHVIPPSTPTHPKEPPHVKPPSTPKHPKYPPHVKPPSTPKHPKYPPPVKPPSTPKYPPQKPCPPPPHHAPKPPVVTPPYVPRPPIVHPPPTVSPPSTPKPPTSPPVTPKPPSPTPPIVHPPVTPKPPSPTPPIVYPPKPPTPTPPIVSPPVTPTPPIVSPPFVPSPPVVTPPPYVPSPPVVTPPIVPTPPTPYPSPPPTIVPSPPAQPTCPIDALKLGACVDVLGGLIHIGIGGSAKQTCCPLLQGLVDLDAAICLCTTIKLKLLNINIILPIALQVLVDDCGKYPPKDFKCPSS from the coding sequence ATGGAGAAGTTTAATCTTGCTAGAGTCTTATTGTTGCTTCTCCAACTTGGAACTTTGTTCATTGCCCATGCATGTCCTTATTGCCCTTATCCTCCTTCCACCCCAAAACACCCAAAATTACCTCCTAAGGTAAAACCACCTTCTAAACAACCTCCACATGCAAAGCCACCTTCCACCCCTAAAAACCCTCCATATGTAAAACCACCTTCTACCCCCAAACATCCTCCACATGTGATACCACCTTCTACCCCTACACACCCTAAAGAACCTCCACATGTGAAACCACCTTCTACCCCTAAGCACCCTAAATACCCTCCACATGTGAAACCACCTTCTACCCCTAAGCACCCTAAATACCCTCCACCTGTGAAACCACCTTCTACCCCTAAATACCCCCCACAAAAACCATGCCCTCCTCCACCTCATCATGCCCCTAAGCCACCAGTTGTAACACCTCCATATGTCCCAAGACCTCCTATAGTGCATCCTCCTCCCACTGTCTCTCCACCTTCCACCCCTAAACCACCAACATCACCACCAGTCACTCCAAAACCACCATCACCAACACCACCTATTGTCCATCCACCAGTCACTCCCAAACCACCATCACCAACACCCCCTATTGTTTATCCTCCAAAAccaccaacaccaacaccacCTATTGTGTCACCTCCAGTCACTCCAACACCACCTATTGTCTCTCCACCTTTTGTCCCCAGTCCTCCCGTGGTAACACCGCCACCCTACGTGCCAAGTCCTCCTGTTGTTACTCCACCCATAGTTCCAACACCCCCTACACCATACCCGTCGCCACCACCAACAATAGTACCATCACCACCTGCACAACCAACTTGTCCCATTGATGCTCTCAAGCTAGGTGCTTGTGTGGACGTATTAGGAGGACTAATCCACATTGGAATCGGTGGCAGTGCTAAGCAAACATGTTGTCCACTTCTTCAGGGACTTGTAGACTTGGATGCAGCCATTTGTCTTTGCACAACCATTAAGCTCAAGCTCTTAAACATAAACATCATTCTTCCCATTGCCCTTCAAGTTCTTGTTGATGACTGTGGCAAGTATCCACCCAAAGACTTCAAGTGTCCATCATCCTAA